In one candidate division WOR-3 bacterium genomic region, the following are encoded:
- a CDS encoding DUF4837 family protein, with protein MRHKVQGTMDGAATSMLLCCCVAVIGFLTTSLCCGRRAAAALGRIREITVASDWWPQVETSVRGMLQDTVFTPQPELRFQLRIFSGRQFENYRLLRTVFLIGTSSDTAVRTVLGQRADSLPEPGYGLFLIPNAWAENQQLAVFAVGHESLLVRGLESYASRIRTTFRDIALRNVERAVYFRGRDQKKTDTLAERYAFSLDVPREWYLKQDYADSGFIYLFAHYPDRSVFVFWQDSTRPLVPDSLVSLREMIVARYYDGDRVERSYVKAETVAFLGQPAVRLQGVWQNDKAAIGGPFVSYCFNHEGRFFFLDGQVFLPGKPKLDQLLQVEAIVRSFTPK; from the coding sequence ATGAGACATAAGGTGCAAGGTACAATGGACGGAGCGGCAACCTCGATGCTCTTGTGTTGCTGTGTTGCTGTAATCGGTTTTCTTACCACGTCTTTGTGCTGCGGACGAAGAGCGGCTGCGGCCCTCGGCAGAATCAGGGAGATTACGGTTGCTTCTGACTGGTGGCCGCAGGTGGAAACCTCGGTGCGCGGGATGCTGCAGGATACGGTGTTCACGCCTCAGCCAGAGCTCAGATTTCAGCTCCGGATATTCTCAGGCCGACAGTTTGAGAATTACCGGTTGTTGCGTACCGTATTCTTGATTGGCACGAGTTCGGATACGGCGGTGCGGACCGTGCTTGGGCAGAGGGCCGATTCCTTGCCGGAACCAGGCTACGGACTCTTTCTGATTCCAAATGCCTGGGCCGAGAACCAGCAACTGGCAGTGTTCGCCGTAGGACATGAAAGTCTGCTTGTCAGGGGACTCGAGTCATACGCCTCACGGATACGAACGACTTTTCGGGACATTGCTTTGCGTAACGTCGAGCGGGCAGTTTACTTCAGGGGGCGGGACCAGAAGAAGACCGACACGCTGGCTGAGCGATATGCGTTCAGCCTAGACGTACCAAGGGAATGGTATCTGAAGCAGGACTACGCTGACTCCGGTTTCATTTACCTTTTTGCACACTACCCAGACCGGAGCGTGTTCGTGTTCTGGCAGGACAGCACAAGGCCGCTTGTGCCGGATTCACTGGTCAGCCTGCGGGAGATGATTGTGGCGCGCTACTACGACGGCGACCGGGTGGAGCGAAGTTATGTCAAGGCGGAAACGGTTGCCTTTCTCGGCCAGCCGGCGGTGAGGCTACAGGGGGTGTGGCAGAACGACAAGGCGGCGATCGGCGGGCCATTTGTGTCTTACTGCTTCAACCACGAAGGCAGATTTTTCTTCCTGGACGGACAGGTGTTTCTGCCGGGTAAACCTAAGCTGGACCAGTTGCTTCAGGTTGAGGCGATAGTCCGTAGCTTCACGCCCAAGTGA
- a CDS encoding N-acetyltransferase yields MLTVREVNTGPDLDRFVRLPFRIYEEHPNWVPPLVDDVKNTLTPGRNPFWAHAERKLFLAEQDGLAVGRIAAIIDRNYNEYHHSAIGFFGFFESVDDAEVAGALLEAASRYCREHGMSTLYGPANPSLNDEAGLLVDGFDSPPMIRMPYNPEHYIQLIEGAGFTKVKDLYAFLMSIDRPVPEKLQRVMERLKKKPGLEVRPVNLAHLDRDLAYIREVYNDAWSQNWDFAPMTEEEIAGLARQLRPIIVPGLCPLVFYKGEVAGMCVGLPDYNQVLWHLKGNLFPFGWLKFLTMRRRITQGRLWALGVKRKFHNLGFDSLLYYEAFMTGRKLGYTRGEMSWILEDNIDIIRPIEMWGGRVYKTYRIYQKSL; encoded by the coding sequence ATGCTCACGGTCCGCGAAGTCAACACCGGCCCAGACCTCGACCGGTTTGTCCGGCTTCCGTTCCGCATCTACGAAGAACACCCGAACTGGGTTCCGCCGCTGGTGGACGATGTCAAGAATACTCTGACCCCAGGCCGAAACCCCTTTTGGGCCCATGCCGAACGTAAGCTGTTTCTGGCCGAGCAGGACGGTCTCGCAGTCGGACGGATTGCGGCCATCATCGACCGCAACTACAACGAGTACCATCACAGCGCTATTGGCTTCTTCGGCTTTTTCGAGTCAGTTGATGACGCGGAGGTAGCCGGAGCTCTGCTTGAAGCTGCCAGCCGTTATTGCCGCGAACATGGAATGTCCACTCTTTATGGTCCGGCCAACCCTTCGCTCAACGACGAAGCGGGACTGCTTGTCGATGGCTTTGATTCGCCACCGATGATCAGGATGCCCTACAACCCGGAACACTACATCCAATTGATCGAAGGTGCTGGCTTCACCAAGGTGAAGGACCTCTATGCCTTTCTCATGTCAATTGACCGGCCAGTGCCGGAGAAGCTTCAGCGCGTGATGGAACGCCTCAAGAAGAAGCCGGGGTTAGAGGTCAGGCCAGTGAACCTGGCACATCTGGATCGGGACTTGGCATATATCCGCGAAGTTTATAATGACGCCTGGTCACAGAACTGGGATTTCGCTCCTATGACCGAAGAGGAGATCGCCGGCCTGGCCCGGCAACTGCGGCCGATTATCGTACCTGGTCTGTGTCCGCTCGTGTTCTATAAGGGCGAAGTCGCCGGGATGTGTGTCGGCCTACCAGATTACAACCAGGTCCTGTGGCACCTCAAAGGCAACTTGTTTCCATTCGGATGGCTCAAGTTCCTTACGATGCGTCGTCGCATCACCCAGGGCCGGCTCTGGGCCTTGGGTGTAAAACGCAAGTTTCACAACCTCGGGTTTGACTCGCTCTTGTACTACGAAGCATTCATGACCGGCCGCAAGCTTGGCTACACCCGGGGTGAAATGTCCTGGATACTTGAGGACAACATTGACATCATCCGTCCCATCGAGATGTGGGGCGGACGGGTGTACAAGACATACCGCATCTACCAGAAATCACTCTAG